Part of the Mauremys reevesii isolate NIE-2019 linkage group 4, ASM1616193v1, whole genome shotgun sequence genome is shown below.
ctcataacacaagaactagaggtcaccaaatgaaattaataggcagcagatttaaaacaaacaaaaggaagtactttttttcacacaatgcacagtccaTCTACAGAACTcgttgccagagaatgttgtgaaggccaagactataacagggttttaaatagaactagataagttcatggaggatatgtctatcaatggctattagccagaatggggagggatggtgtccctagcctctgtttgccagaagctgggaatgggcgacaggagatggatcacttgatgattacctattctgttccctctggggcacctggcattggcacctgtcaaaagacaggatactgggctagatgaatctttggtctgacccagtatggccattcttatgttgaaGTGGTTTCCTTTATATACATAGTTAACACCTTGGTTCAGTAACTCTCAACAcccccactgtaaaaattgttccagtacccTAGCTCTCCTTAGTTTAGTGATGCACCTTTTGTCTTTCAAGTGATCATCTATGAGTAAAGATGGGAGAGGAGAGGTATATAGAGGCATTTTTTCTCCCTTATACTCTGACCCTTTGCACTCGAAAAGTCTTTGCTGGGTCATGGTGTCAGGCAGTTCCATGGCGTATGTGAATTGCCAACTGTCCTTCAGGTGAATTATAAATTTCTTGTTTACTGCGCTTGTGCTGGTATATCTCTGATTAAGCAGGTAATGCTAGGTGATGTCTTTGAGAAAATGGTCTGCGGGCATTACCCAGAACTACAGCGTATTTCAGTAACAATCCTATAGTAAAATCTCATAGCTCCATATATAATGTTGATGCACAAATTTTGACAGGACAGTATTGTTCAGTAGATTGAGTTTTCAAACGATACCTCACAAgtcatactttgtacaaaatatatcataaccATATAAAAGTGCCGAACATGGGGTACAGGGTGTCACACCCGCAACCTGCCAATCCCAGTTGTGGCACTCTGGCTTTTAAGATTTGCAGCAAGGGCACAAAAGTAAGGGGCGACAACAAAAATCTGAGAATAAATCTTGACATAAATTTGGGTTTAATGTTAAAATAGTTTCCTAGGTCTTAGTTGAAATGTTAAATTATGAAGTTATCAAACTCCATTAATAAAGTACACCTGAATGGGACAGAAGCCACTGTAGGTCTAAATAGAAGACTTCATTTTATAATGAGGTACACTTGAGATGCTTGTTTGCTTCTCCTGTTATCTGCAATCCTCTTCCCCACATCTGTAAGTGAAGGGGAGGGCAGGAATGATTAGTATTAAGCTTAATTTAGCTGGAGCTCAAGAGAGATTTGCATTGAGTCTGGATTGATGTGTTTCTGATGTTCACTCTGTTTTCCCCCTGTAGCTGGAAAAGGAGTATGTCTGCCGCGTGCTTGGGGAGTTTCCAGAAAATGAAGTGACCTGTGAGGAACCCATCCTGGTTGTTTCTTACAAAGTGGGCGTGTGTCGTGTGGACCCCAAAGGCAAATCCTGTAAAACTGTCTTCCAAAGGCTTAGTTACAATGGCAAGACTAGTGTGGTCAAGTGTTTTCCATACACGGGTCGCACCCACCAGATCCGGGTCCATTTGCAATTCCTGGGATATCCTATTGTCAATGACCCCATCTACAATATGGAAGCCTGGGGTCCTACTAAGGGTAAGGGTGGCGAGATTAATAAAACAGATGAGGAGCTTCTCAGGGCTTTAGTGGAAGAACATCGTTCCAAACAGAGTTTGAGCATCTTGGACATTTCAGAGGAGGACCTGAAGCCCCTTGTGGGAAGTGAAGAATGTGACCGTTCAGATTACTGTACTAAAACAGTTGAGATTACGCCTATAAGCGCAGACTCCTGCAGAACTGAGGACTCTAAGGATCAGAAAGAAGCTGAAATACTGGCTTGTTTGCCAAATTATGATACCAGACCAGAAACACATGAAGCAAACCCTGAAGGAGCTAGTTCAAGTGGGAATCAGGATGGACATTCAGAAGAAAAGGACCCTCTGTGTGAGGAGTGTAAAATAGTAAGGCAGGACCCATCTCCTAGGGAGCTGGTGATGTACCTGCATGCCTTACGCTACAAGGGAGCAGAGTTTGAATACAATTCCAAGATGCCAGACTGGGCTCTAGAGGACTGGGATGAGAGCTAAGAATAGATACTGAGACTCTTGTGTTTCATTTTAGTTTTGTTGGAAGGAAAGTATTTGCTAAAGTCCTGAACGTGTGTGTGGTAAAAATATCTCATTGGAGCTATTGCGATCTTCCATCATTATTTATTGTGTTGTGCCTGGATTGCTTGAGAATTTTGAGGCAGTGGGAAGAGTTCTTCCTGACTAGTCTTGAGAACTCTTTCCTAACAGTGAACCTGCTGACAGCTACTGAAGGGAGATGGTTAATGCAAGACACCTTAACTATGTTTTCCTTTAAGATAGTAACAGTGAGGGGTAAAAATATTACTCAAAGGTGGGAAGCTTGGAACAATTGCTTCCTCTTCTGACCACTGTGGGGTGCATCCTTGTCTGCAAATTGAATGCAGTTGTTTACTAAATGCATACAACTAAGACAATCAGCATCTTGGCTCTTTTCCTGTATGTCAGTTATCTAACTCCCTTATCTTTCTGGGTAAGAGTTGGTGAGATGTTAGTCAATCTAAAATACTTCAGGTGTCACACCCAGATCAATTTCAGTTATGTTCTTAGTTTTGTTCATACCAAGGCACTGTGCAGGCTAGTTCTTTTCCTGCCAGGTTAATCTTCATTCATTTTATTTGGAGTTATGTTGCATTGTGCAGTTCTTGTCAATAAGACATTTCCATCCTCTTGTGTGTGTTTccagcttccttttttttttttttttgttctagcATGGAGCACAGTCTGTTTTGGATAGGCGTACCTACAGCTATGGACTCTAACAGCAAATTAGACCATTTCTTTGGGCTACTGAATTTTTAGTTGGAGCAGTATGCTTGTCCAAGAAATTTTGCAAAGCTGATTTAAGGACAATCTCTACATACTTTAACCAGTCTCTTGTTTCCTTTCCCTATATTTTCTACCTCCTCCCATATAGTTTCTCTCCTTATTACTTAACCCCCATTACGCTCTATACTGTACATCTTGTACTGCACATATCTTTTCTAACATATCTTAACCACTCCCTTCCATGTACTCACACACAGGGCTTAGAAAGCTTAACAAATACATAATAGCCAGAAAGCTAAGTCTGATATGGAAGGTGGCAGGGGCTTGCTGTTTCAAGGACGGCTCTACTCCACCCTTTTTTGGTTGTTCTAAGCAGGGGTGTTTCTACTATCCTAGCCTTCATTTTGCAGCTCCCAGCCTCAG
Proteins encoded:
- the RPUSD2 gene encoding RNA pseudouridylate synthase domain-containing protein 2, encoding MWARPPGAAEPWLLLAGPRVRWSLAALAPVGGRMEEPGPGSSGAGDAPPPAKRRRLLAGEEKRPARGERYVPPPRKRNLGVSFSETHFAETRYYFEGGLRKVRPYHFDFQTYCKGRWVGKSLLHVFSTEFRAQPIDYYRAAASAGRLRLNEQPVRDLGIVLKNNDFLRNTVHRHEPPVTAQPIQILVENDEVVVVDKPSSLPVHPCGRFRHNTVIFILGKEHNLKELHTIHRLDRMTSGVLIFAKTAEVSKRIDEQVRQRQLEKEYVCRVLGEFPENEVTCEEPILVVSYKVGVCRVDPKGKSCKTVFQRLSYNGKTSVVKCFPYTGRTHQIRVHLQFLGYPIVNDPIYNMEAWGPTKGKGGEINKTDEELLRALVEEHRSKQSLSILDISEEDLKPLVGSEECDRSDYCTKTVEITPISADSCRTEDSKDQKEAEILACLPNYDTRPETHEANPEGASSSGNQDGHSEEKDPLCEECKIVRQDPSPRELVMYLHALRYKGAEFEYNSKMPDWALEDWDES